CGCCCAAATCGACCAGATGGATGTGCGACTCGTCCGCGGAGCGCGGCTCGTTTAACGACGAGCGATGGTAGTGCAAATGCGCACGCTCGAGTGCAACCGTTCGCTGCGGATCCCCGAACCACGAGACGACGCCCGAGTCGGGTGTCAGCAGCCCCGCCGCGCACAACAGCAGCGTCGTCTTTCCCGATCCGCTCGGCCCGACGACCGCGACCGATTCTCCCGCGGCGGCGAGGAGGTCCACGTCGACGATCGCCTGCGCGCTGGCGAGGCACGATCCCGATCCCGCGACGTATCGTTTAGAGAGCCGAGAAACTTCGAGCGCGGTTCGCACGCCGATCGATAGTCTGCTGGCGGTGCGTCAGCGTCATCGTTGGCTTTCGCGCGGGAACAAGCGAACGCACTCTGAATCGACAGGGGTCTGACACATGCCAGAAGACGAGTGGCCGTATCCGACAATCGACAAGCCGCTGCCGCTTGCCGACGGCGACGTCGTCCATCTGTACAGCGTCATCATTTTTGACCCCCGTTCCGGAGCCAGGAGCGCGTCCCTGCTTTATGGAACGAGCGTGGCCGAAGGCGATATCGCCGCGCTGGAGCGTCAAGCCGAACGAGTTGCCGCCGCGCTGAACGAATTCGCGGAACAACAACACCTTGGCCGAATGACGGCGCAAATCTGTCGCACGAGAGCTCAAGCCGAATCGCGGGAGCTGAGCGCTCAAACCATCTCGCTGAATCGCGCGGCCGACGGCCGCTGGCAGGTCGGCACCGCGCAGAACGACTGACCGCCGAACCGCGCTGAGCGTCGTGGCGTCAGGTGCGTCGTGACGAAAACCGTATTTCGACTGGAAACGGAGCGTCGCCGCTCAACGCCGAAAGTGACGTCAGCGGTCTGATGTCCGTTCCTGTCGTCGAGCGGAAAGCCGTACCCGAACCGCCAATCGAACTCAGAGTGGCCGGCACTCACCACCGCGCGCTCGTCCACCGGTCCACCCCCGTCCACCGACCTCAGGCGCTCTGCCGCCGCCCCTCGCTCTCGGCGAACGTAATGATGTCCGGCGCGGGTCCCGAAGGCGCGAGCACTCCGCCGCCCGGCCCGGGCACCCGAAGCAGCATTGGCCGCTCGCGCGTGGTGCGGCGGAAGCCCTGTCCCTCGTAGATCCGGCTGATCACGATGCGCCGTACGATGACCATCACCGCGGCGAGCGTCGGGAGCGCGACGACGAGACCGAGTCCGCCGAGCAGCGATCCCATGATGAGCACCGCCATGATCGTCATGACCGGCGGCAGGTCCACCTTCTTCGACATCACGAGCGGCGAGACGAGGTTGCCCTCGATCAGGTGGACGACGACGCCGAGTCCGACGACGAGCAGCGCATGGCCGACCGGACTGAAGCCGAAATAGCCTTTCCCGTTGAGAACGAAGAGCGCCGGCAACGTCGTCGACAGGAGCGTGCCGAAGAACGGCACGATGGCGACGAGGCCTGTGAAGATGCCGAACAAGAACGCGAACGGCACGCCGAGCAGATAGAGACCCAGACCGGTGATCAAACCGAGGAACGTCATCGTCAGCAGCTGTCCGACGATGTAGGCGCGCAGCGAGTCGGCCAGCTCGGCGAGCACGTCGCGGACGAGGTCGCGGTGGATCGGCGGGAAGAGCGCGATCAGCCACTCGCGGTAAAGCGCCGGGTGGATCGAGAGATAGATGCTCATGACGAGCACGGCGAAGACGTTGATCGCCGCCTCGACGATCTCGAACAACTTCGTCGGAATACCCGCGAAGATGCCGCTGAGTTGATCGTAGGCGGCCAGCAGCGCCTTGTGCTCGGTTGGCTTGCCGACGATGTCGCTCACGCCCGGCAACTTGGCGGCGACGCGATCGATTCCCACTTCCCAGGAGTTGATGAAATCGGGGAGCGCGAGGAAGAGCTGGCGCGTTTGGTCGGCGATGGGCGGCAAGAGGATCCAGCCCAACACGACGATGCCGCCGATCGAACCGACGATCGCGATGGCGAGCGCGGCGCGCTTCGAGAGCGTCGTCCGCCGGTCGAGCCAATCCGCGACCGCGCCCAAATAGAGCGAGACGAGAACGGCGAGCATGAGCAGCACGAACACATGCGCGACCGTCTTGAACAGCCACAGCAGTAGAAACGTTATGACCGTCGCCGCGAGGATCGGCGCGAACTTGAACTTCGTCCCGCCGATCGTGACCGAGCCGGTCGTCCGCGGCGAGTCGGCGGTCAAGGCCGTTGCTTCTCGCTCGTTACGTCTTCGATCTCGGCGTGGACCGTTTCTTCGTCGTTGTTGCCCGCGCCGAGCTTTTTGGCTTCGACCGAGCCGGCCGGAAGCATGCCCATCTTCTGCTTGAGCGCGAGGAGCTGCGAGTCGACGGTATTCGTCGTCGCCGAACGCTCGAGCTGCTTGAAGTCCTGCGCCAGCCGGTCTCCGGTGAACTCTTCCTCGATCTCGACGGACGCCTTGAGCTGGCGCTCGTTGTTCTCGATGCGCTCCTCCATGCGGGCGAACGCCTCGAACGCCGATTTCTCGGAAAGCGACGACATCGTGTCGTGGATGCGCTTCTGCGCCTGCGCGCGGCGCTGCCGGGCGATGAGCAGGTTCTTCTTGCGCTTGGCCTCTTCGATCTTGTCGTTGAGGTCGCGCAGCGCGTTCTTGAGCTTCTCGGTCTCGAGGCGGTGCTGCTCCCACGTCTGCGCCAATTGCTGGCCGTGCGAGTTGTGCTCCGTCTGGCGCATGAGCGCCTGCTTGGCGAGATCGTCGCGATTTTCCTTGATCGCGAGCATCGCTTTCGCTTCCCAGTCGGCGCCCTGCTTGAACTCGGAGTCGGCTTGGTCGCGCAGGCGCTTTTCGTCGGCGATCGCCGTGGCGACCTGCTGCTTCGCCTTGGCGAGCTGCGACCGCATGTCGACGATGATCTGATTCAACATCTTCTCGGGATCTTCCGCCCGAGAGATCAAATCGTTGATGTTCGACCGCAACAGGGTCGAAAGACGATCGAAAAGACCCATATCAGTGCGCCTCGCGATACGTGCCCAGCTCGCGCAGATGCGACGCGAGCGACACGGTGATGCTTTCGTACGCGGCGAGGAACTCCTCGTAGTCGAGGTGCGACAGCTCGAGGGCCTCGGTCATGACGATGGAGTTGGAGTCTTTCTCGATGCCGTACGAGCCGTGCAGCAGATCCGACGCGTTCAGCTCGAGCAGCCGCCGGCTGAGCGTCGCGACCGATTCGGCCTTCGTCGGCAGCGACATCACCTTGACGCGCAGCAGCACGACAGGCGGCGAGAAGTGCACGACGACGTTGAAATCGAGCTCGCCGCTCGGCCGCACGATCCACAGGCCCGGCTCGACCTCCGAATAACTGGCGCCTTCCGCGGAGAGGCGGTCGAGGAAGCCTTCGATCTCATCTTTCGTTACCATCGTGAGTCCTGTTGTCGATGAATACTGAAGGACCTACGAACGGGATTGTACGCGCGTTTCAGGCGGTGGACGGGTGAACCGGTGGACGGGTGGACCGGCACCGCATCGACTGGAAAGCTATGTGGCGAATCGGGACACGGCGAGGGTACGCAACCTCTCAGCCCCGCTTGATTTGCACGAGGCGCTCGCGGGCCAATCGCCGTCCCGTCGGCGTCGCCGCCAACCCGCCGCCGGCTGTCTCACGATATCGCACGTCCATTTCGCGGCCGATGTCTCCCATCGTGTCGATCACTTCGTCGGCGGGGATCGCGAAGGTGATGCCCGCGAGGGCCATCTCGACCGCGGCGAGCGCGATCGCCGCGCCGGTCGCGTTTCGGAAGACGCACGGCAACTCGACGAGTCCGCCAAGCGGATCGCAGACCAAGCCGAGAGTCCCCTGCTGCGCGAGGGCGACCGCGTTCACGACCTGCGACGGCGATCCGCCGAGCATTTCGGTCGCGGCGCCGGCAGCCATTCCCGCCGCGGCACCCGTCTCGGCCTGGCACCCGCCTTCGGCGCCGGACAGCGACGCGCGCTCGGCGACCACCGCCCCGATGAGCCCCGCCGTCGCGAGCGCGTCGACCACCGCATCGTCGGACAGTCCGCGCGCGGCCGCCAGTCCGGTGAGAACCGCCGGCAGAACGCCGGCGCCGCCCGCCGTCGGCGCCGCGACGATCACTCCCATCGCCGCGTTCACCTCCTGCACGGCGAGCGCACGCGCCAGGACGTCCCGAAATGGCGTGCCCGCGAGCGGCCCCGCCGGGCCACTCACCAGCTTCTGCGCGTCGCCGCCGACGAGCCCCGACGGTGACTTCAGGTTGCCGACCAACCCCTGCTCCACCGCTCCGCGCATGACGACGAGCGCGCGGTGCAGCACGTCGCGGATCTCTCCGATCGGCCGGCCTTGATCCGAGGACTCGGTCTCGAGCGCGAGTCGCGAAAGCGAGATACCGCGTGCCTCGGCGTCGTGTACAGCGGCGGCGAGCGATTTGTACATACTCGCAATTTAGACGGCGGGCCTGCCGGCTACGCCGAGACCTTGTCGAGCCGGAACGCCCACCGGACCCACGGCAAGGCTCTGATGTGATCGCGGACGTTCTCGGCGGGATACTCATCGAGCTCGATGACCATGAACGCGTCGCCGCCTTTTCGCTGCCGGGTCAGCCGAAGCGTCGCGATGTTGAGGCCATCGTCGGCGAGCAGCGTCGCGATCTTGGCGATCGAGCCTTTGATGTCTTCGGCGACGAGCACGATGGTGTGGTAGTTCCCGGTGACTTCCACCGGATACCCGTCGATCTCGCTCACGAGGACGCGCCCGGCGCCCAGCGACGACCCGATCATCACGGCGCGGCGATCGCCGCGCTCGAGAGTGATGCGCACCGAGTTGGGATGCGCTTCGTCGTCGAGCGTCGTTTTTTCGAAGGTGTACGCGAGTCCTTCGCGTTCAGCGATCTCCAGGGCGGTGCGGATGCGGTCATCATCCGGGCGGAATCCCATTAGTCCCGCGACGATCGCCTTGTCGGTGCCGTGCCCCTCGCCCGTTCGGGCGAACGATCCATGCAGCTCGATCTTCGCGCGCTCGGGCGTCCCGCCGACCAAGCCGCGGGCGAGAAGTCCGAGGCGACACGCGCCCGCCGTGTGGGACGACGACGGCCCGACCATAACTGGGCCGATGATGTCGAGTAGTGAAACCATGTCTGGAAAATACTCGGCGTCGTTCAAATGACGCGCGGGCGGCGTCGTGGCAAGCGGGCATCCACGATTTGATACTGCGACGATTTCGCGGAAAGATCACAGATTTCGCGGAGGAGAACCGAAGGCGAAATACCATGTCGCAATTGCCGACACGCCGCACGGAACCCGCTAGGCCAATCGGAGGTCCACCGGATCACGTTGGCGGAACGACCGTGATGACGACGCTGTCGGAGAAGATGCCGAGGCGTGCGTGAATCGCGGTCGAACCGGCGGACATCAGATCGAACGTGGCGGCCAGCGCGTTGAGATATGGCTGCTGGGCGCCGGCGATAGGAATAGTGATCGCTCCGGAGAATTGCGCGACGGCCGGGTTCGACGAGGTGACTTCCGTGTTGCTCGCGTCGACAGGCGCGCCGCTCGCATCGGTCGCGTTGACCACGAACCGCAGACGGCGTCCGACGACGAAGGCGCCCGTGTCGGGACGAATGGTCAACGTGCCGAAGGCCGACGGCAGCGGACGAGGGCCGGCGCCGTCAGGCGTCAGGCTCGAAGACGGTGAGTCGCACCCGAGCACGGTGATGGTGAGCGAGAGACAAACCAGCAGCTTCCGCATCGCCCTCCCGGGAATCGCGACGCTGTCAGCCGACCTTCTTACGTTGCCTCGCCTGAACGAGCGGCCGCAAATACCGGCCGGTGTACGACGCATCAATCTCCGCCAGATCCTCGGGGGTTCCCGCGGCGACGATGGCGCCGCCGCGATTGCCGCCGTCGGGACCGAGATCGATGATCCAGTCGGCCGTCTTGATCACGTCGAGATTGTGCTCGATCACGAGCACCGTGTTGCCGCGGTCGACGAGCCGGTGCAGCACGTCGAGCAGCACGCGCACATCCTCGAAGTGAAGACCGGTCGTCGGCTCGTCGAGGATGTAGAACGTGCGGCCGGTGTCGCGCTTCGAGAGCTCGGTCGCGAGCTTCACGCGCTGCGCTTCGCCGCCCGACAGCGTCGTCGCACTCTGCCCCAAATGGATGTAGCCGAGCCCGACGTCGACGAGCGTCTGCAGCTTCTGCGAGATGCGCGGCTGGTTCTGGAAGAAGTCGAGCGCGTCGTCGACGGTCATCTCCAGCACGTCGGAAATCGTCTGCCCGCGGAAGCGCACCTCGAGCGTCTCGCGGTTGTAGCGGCGTCCCTTGCAGACGTCGCACGGCACGTAGACGTCGGGCAAAAAGTGCATCTCGATCCTCACGAGGCCGTCGCCCTGACACGCTTCGCAGCGGCCGCCCTTCACGTTGAACGAGAATCGACCCGGGCCGTAGCCGCGGATCTTCGCTTCGGGCAGCTCGGCGAACAACTCGCGCACGGGCGTGAACACACCCGTGTACGTCGCGGGGTTGGAGCGGGGCGTGCGGCCGATCGGACTCTGGTCGATGTCGATCACCTTGTCGATGTGCTCGAACCCGGTGATCCGCCGGTGCTCACCCGGGATGACGCGCGCCCTGTAGAAGTGCCGGGCGAGGGCGCGGTGCAGGATGTCTTCGATGAGCGTGGACTTTCCGGAGCCTGAAACGCCGGTCACCGCGACGAACAGTCCGAGCGGAATCTCGACGTCGAGGTTGCGCAGGTTATGCTCGCGCGCGCCTTCGATGCGGATGAGCTTTCGCTCGTCGAACATTCGGCGTTTGGTCGGCGTCGGGATCGAGAGCTCGCCGGCGAGGTAGCGGCCCGTGATCGACGACGGGTTGCGCGCGATCTCGTCCACCGTACCCACGGCAATCACCTCACCGCCGTGCTTTCCCGCACCGGGCCCGAGGTCGATGACGTGATCCGCGGCGCGCATCGTCTCTTCGTCGTGCTCGACGACGATCACGGTGTTGCCGAGGTCGCGCAGTTGCTCGAGCGTCGCGAGGAGCCGCGCGTTGTCGCGCTGGTGCAATCCGATCGACGGCTCGTCGAGTATGTATAGGACGCCGACCAGCCGCGAACCGATCTGCGTCGCCAGGCGGATGCGCTGGGCCTCGCCGCCCGAAAGCGATTCCGCCGCGCGGCCGAGCGTGAGGTAGTCGAGCCCGACGTCGACGAGGAAACGGAGCCGCTCACGCACTTCTTTGAGAATCGGGCCGGCGACCTCGGGATCGAGTCCGGGCGCGCCGTCGCGGCGCACGGGCACGCGCTCGAAGAACGAGAGCGTGTCCGTGATCGGCAGCTCGACGACGTCGCCGATGCTCTTCGAATCGATCGTGACCGAGAGGGCTTCGGGCTTCAGACGCCGGCCTTTGCACTCGGGGCACGGCACCTCGATCATATATTCCTGCAGCTCCACGCGGATCGTGTCGGAATCCGATTCGTCGTACCGGCGCTCGATGTTCCGCAGCACGCCTTCCCACTCGATCGACGACGATGCGCCTCCCCCCTTGGCAGCGGACCTTGCGTCGCGCTTCTCGCCGTAGAGAATTGCCTCGCGCACCGACTTCGGCAGGTCGCCCCACGCCGAGTTCAGATCGAACTTGAGCTGACGCGCCAGCGCCGGCAGCACGATCTTCCGCAAATACCCGCTCGGCTCGCCCCACGGCAGGATCACGCCCTCGAGGATCGAGATGCGCGAGTCGCCGAGAATGAGCGCTTCGCTCACTCGCCGTCGCGTCCCGAGACCGCCGCACGCCGTGCACGCGCCGAACGGCGAGTTGAACGAGAAATGGCGCGGCTCCAGCTCCGGCAGCGAGATGCCGCACGTCGGGCAGCCGTAACGCTCCGAGAAGAGCTCCACGGTCTTCGCGTCGACGCTCGCGACTTCAACCACGCCTTCGGCGAGCTTGAGCGCCGTCTCGAGGGAGTCGGCGAGACGACTTCGATCTTCGGGCCTGACCGTGAGGCGATCGACGACGACCGAGATCGAGTGGTTCTGCCGCCGATTGAGCTTCGGCGGCGACGCGACTTCGACCAGCTCGCCGTCGACGTAGGCGCGGATGAATCCTTGCCGCCGAACGGTCTCGAACAGCTCGCGGAATTCGCCCTTGCGCTGCTGCACGAGCGGCGCACGAATCTCGAGCCGCGCGTCGCGCTGCCAGGTGAGAACGATGTCGGCGATCTGCGCCGCGCTCTGACGCTGCACGGGACGACCGCACTCGGGACAATGCGGCGTGCCCGCGCGTGCCCAGAGCAAGCGTAGGTAGTCGTAAATCTCCGTGACCGTGCCGACCGTCGACCGTGGGTTGTGGCCGGCCGTCTTCTGCTCGATCGAGATTGCGGGCGACAGCCCTTCGATCGAGTCGACGTCCGGCTTCTCCATGAGCCCGAGGAACTGTCGCGCGTAGGCGGACAGCGACTCGACGTACCGGCGCTGGCCCTCGGCATAGATGGTGTCGAACGCCAGCGAGGATTTTCCCGAACCCGAGAGTCCGGTCACGACCGTCAGACGGTCGCGGGGGATCGTCACGTCGATGTTGCGCAGGTTGTGCTCCCGCGCGCCGCGAACGATCAGCGAATCTTCTGCCATAGCCCGCGTAAGCTGCCGTACGAACGCCGAAGATACAAGGCAGTGACGGTCACCGCCCACCGGTCTCCGGTCACTGGCGGTTTCGGAGACCGGGGACCGGTGACGGCAAACCGGCACCGCGCAAACCCCGTCCCCCGTTACGTTTTGCCCGTTTTTCCCGTCTCCAGGCGTGCACACCGACGCGATCGTAATCCTGACCACTGTGGCCTCCGATGAGGAGGCCGTTCATTTCGTTCGGACCCTCCTCGAGCGGCGTTTGATCGCCTGCGGGACGGTCTTTCCGGCCGCCCGGTCCCTTTACCGCTGGCAGGGCAAGATCGCCGACGAGCGAGAGGTCGTCGTCATGCTCAAGACCCGGTCGGCACGGTTCGAATCCGTGCGTGAAGCGTTCTCCGAGTTGCACCCGTACAAGGTCCCCGAGCTCCTGGCGCTGCCGGTCGAAGCCGGACTCGACAAGTACCTCGAGTGGATCAACGGCGAGACCTCGCTCGCTCTGACGTGAGCGCAGCGCGAACCAAGCCCCCGAGATCCCTCCCCTCGTGAAACGCAGGACGATTGCCGGCATCGCGATCATCGCCGCATGGAGCGGTGGCGTCGGCGTGCTCGTACAGCACGAGTACTTCCGTCCGCGCCTCGAGCGGCTCGCCGAGGCGGCGACCCGCGTTGCCCCAGCCACGATGTACTACGCGGCGATGCACGGCGGCCGCCAGGT
The Gemmatimonadaceae bacterium genome window above contains:
- a CDS encoding ATP-binding cassette domain-containing protein → MRTALEVSRLSKRYVAGSGSCLASAQAIVDVDLLAAAGESVAVVGPSGSGKTTLLLCAAGLLTPDSGVVSWFGDPQRTVALERAHLHYHRSSLNEPRSADESHIHLVDLGDAGAASLGPWIGERCEAGDAVVVALRDPVLASRLTERAVVLRGGRIVARTTARRVAERRFVDRPLRHA
- a CDS encoding AI-2E family transporter encodes the protein MTADSPRTTGSVTIGGTKFKFAPILAATVITFLLLWLFKTVAHVFVLLMLAVLVSLYLGAVADWLDRRTTLSKRAALAIAIVGSIGGIVVLGWILLPPIADQTRQLFLALPDFINSWEVGIDRVAAKLPGVSDIVGKPTEHKALLAAYDQLSGIFAGIPTKLFEIVEAAINVFAVLVMSIYLSIHPALYREWLIALFPPIHRDLVRDVLAELADSLRAYIVGQLLTMTFLGLITGLGLYLLGVPFAFLFGIFTGLVAIVPFFGTLLSTTLPALFVLNGKGYFGFSPVGHALLVVGLGVVVHLIEGNLVSPLVMSKKVDLPPVMTIMAVLIMGSLLGGLGLVVALPTLAAVMVIVRRIVISRIYEGQGFRRTTRERPMLLRVPGPGGGVLAPSGPAPDIITFAESEGRRQSA
- a CDS encoding PspA/IM30 family protein; translated protein: MGLFDRLSTLLRSNINDLISRAEDPEKMLNQIIVDMRSQLAKAKQQVATAIADEKRLRDQADSEFKQGADWEAKAMLAIKENRDDLAKQALMRQTEHNSHGQQLAQTWEQHRLETEKLKNALRDLNDKIEEAKRKKNLLIARQRRAQAQKRIHDTMSSLSEKSAFEAFARMEERIENNERQLKASVEIEEEFTGDRLAQDFKQLERSATTNTVDSQLLALKQKMGMLPAGSVEAKKLGAGNNDEETVHAEIEDVTSEKQRP
- the sdaAA gene encoding L-serine ammonia-lyase, iron-sulfur-dependent, subunit alpha, encoding MYKSLAAAVHDAEARGISLSRLALETESSDQGRPIGEIRDVLHRALVVMRGAVEQGLVGNLKSPSGLVGGDAQKLVSGPAGPLAGTPFRDVLARALAVQEVNAAMGVIVAAPTAGGAGVLPAVLTGLAAARGLSDDAVVDALATAGLIGAVVAERASLSGAEGGCQAETGAAAGMAAGAATEMLGGSPSQVVNAVALAQQGTLGLVCDPLGGLVELPCVFRNATGAAIALAAVEMALAGITFAIPADEVIDTMGDIGREMDVRYRETAGGGLAATPTGRRLARERLVQIKRG
- the sdaAB gene encoding L-serine ammonia-lyase, iron-sulfur-dependent subunit beta, producing the protein MVSLLDIIGPVMVGPSSSHTAGACRLGLLARGLVGGTPERAKIELHGSFARTGEGHGTDKAIVAGLMGFRPDDDRIRTALEIAEREGLAYTFEKTTLDDEAHPNSVRITLERGDRRAVMIGSSLGAGRVLVSEIDGYPVEVTGNYHTIVLVAEDIKGSIAKIATLLADDGLNIATLRLTRQRKGGDAFMVIELDEYPAENVRDHIRALPWVRWAFRLDKVSA
- the uvrA gene encoding excinuclease ABC subunit UvrA yields the protein MAEDSLIVRGAREHNLRNIDVTIPRDRLTVVTGLSGSGKSSLAFDTIYAEGQRRYVESLSAYARQFLGLMEKPDVDSIEGLSPAISIEQKTAGHNPRSTVGTVTEIYDYLRLLWARAGTPHCPECGRPVQRQSAAQIADIVLTWQRDARLEIRAPLVQQRKGEFRELFETVRRQGFIRAYVDGELVEVASPPKLNRRQNHSISVVVDRLTVRPEDRSRLADSLETALKLAEGVVEVASVDAKTVELFSERYGCPTCGISLPELEPRHFSFNSPFGACTACGGLGTRRRVSEALILGDSRISILEGVILPWGEPSGYLRKIVLPALARQLKFDLNSAWGDLPKSVREAILYGEKRDARSAAKGGGASSSIEWEGVLRNIERRYDESDSDTIRVELQEYMIEVPCPECKGRRLKPEALSVTIDSKSIGDVVELPITDTLSFFERVPVRRDGAPGLDPEVAGPILKEVRERLRFLVDVGLDYLTLGRAAESLSGGEAQRIRLATQIGSRLVGVLYILDEPSIGLHQRDNARLLATLEQLRDLGNTVIVVEHDEETMRAADHVIDLGPGAGKHGGEVIAVGTVDEIARNPSSITGRYLAGELSIPTPTKRRMFDERKLIRIEGAREHNLRNLDVEIPLGLFVAVTGVSGSGKSTLIEDILHRALARHFYRARVIPGEHRRITGFEHIDKVIDIDQSPIGRTPRSNPATYTGVFTPVRELFAELPEAKIRGYGPGRFSFNVKGGRCEACQGDGLVRIEMHFLPDVYVPCDVCKGRRYNRETLEVRFRGQTISDVLEMTVDDALDFFQNQPRISQKLQTLVDVGLGYIHLGQSATTLSGGEAQRVKLATELSKRDTGRTFYILDEPTTGLHFEDVRVLLDVLHRLVDRGNTVLVIEHNLDVIKTADWIIDLGPDGGNRGGAIVAAGTPEDLAEIDASYTGRYLRPLVQARQRKKVG
- the cutA gene encoding divalent-cation tolerance protein CutA produces the protein MHTDAIVILTTVASDEEAVHFVRTLLERRLIACGTVFPAARSLYRWQGKIADEREVVVMLKTRSARFESVREAFSELHPYKVPELLALPVEAGLDKYLEWINGETSLALT